GATCTCCCGCTCACTGCTCGGCGAGCCCCGGCTCGTGCTCCTCGACGAACCCACCGCGGCCCTGGGCATCGAACAGACCGCCCAGGTCCTCGACCTCGTCGACCAGCTCCGCGAACGCGGGCTCGGGGTGCTCCTCATCAGCCACAACATGGGGGACATCAAGGCGGTCGCGGACTGGGTCGCCGTCCTGCGGCTCGGCCGCAACAACGGCTTCTTCGACGTGACGACCACGTCCCACGAACAGATCATCTCCTCGATCACCGGGGCCACGGACAACGCCGTGACCCGCCGCAGGACACCGGGGTGGGAGGTGCAGCCATGAGCAGGACCTGGGCTCTGCGCAAGCAGCGGCCGTCCGGCGGGCAGGACACCACCGGCGGGGCGGTGCCCCCTGCCGACCGGCGCCGCCTCGCGCCCGAATTCGGGGCGCAGAACCCCCTCGACATGCTCCGGCGGAGGTTCCACAGCGGCGAGCTCGGCTCGGTGCCGGTGGCCCTCGGCCTGATCGTGGTGTGGATCATCTTCGAGAGCCTGAACGAGAACTTCCTGTCGCCGCGCAACCTGTCCAATCTGACCGTGGACATCGTCGGCACCGGCATGATCGCGGTCGGTGTGGTCTTCGTGCTGCTGCTCGGCGAGATCGACCTCTCGGTGGGGTCGGTGAGCGGCCTCGCGGCGGCCGCCTTCGCGGTGCTGACCGTGAACCGTGGCGTACCGGAGGGGCTTGCGTTGCTGGTCGCGGTGCTCGGGGGCACGGTGATCGGGGCCGTTCAGGGGTTCTTCTTCGCCAAGGTCGGGGTGCCGGCGTTCGTGGTCACCCTTGCGGGCCTGCTGGGCTGGAACGGCCTGATGCTCTACATCCTGGGCTCCAACGGCACGATCAACATCGACGACAAGGGCCTGCTCGCGATGCTGACCAGCTATTACTTCAACAATGTGGCCGCGGCATACGGCCTGGCGGTGCTCGGCACCGCCGGCTACTTCCTGGTGTCGTACCGTGACGTGCGGCGGCGCAGGGCCGCCGGGGTGCCCGCCCGGCCGCTGAGCGAGATCCTGCTGCGCACCGGAGTGCTGGCGGTGATCGCCCTGGCCGCGGCCGTGGTCCTCAACCAGTTCCTGGGGCTTCCGCTGGCACTGCTGATCTTCCTCGTCGTGCTCGTCGGCCTCGACGGCGTGCTGCGCCGCACGCGCTACGGACGCATGATCTTCGCCCTCGGCGGCAGCGTCGAGGCCGCCCGCCGCACCGGCCTCAATGTGGACCTGGTCCGTATCTCGGTCTTCATGGTGTCCGGCACGATGGCCGCGATCGGCGGTCTGTTCCTGGCGTCGCGCGTCACCTCGGCCAGTCAGACGTCGGGGGCGGGCCTGCTGCTGATGGACGCCATCGCCGCCGCGGTCATCGGCGGCACCAGCCTGTTCGGCGGACGGGGCCGGACCTGGTCCGCCCTGCTCGGTGTCCTGGTCATCCAGTCGATCGCCTCCGGGGTGGCCCTCATGGGCATCCGGACCGCCGTGCAGTTCATGATCACGGGCGGGGTGCTGCTGATCGCCGTGGTCATCGACTCGCTGTCGCGGCGGGCACAGAAGGCGCACGGGCGGGTCTGACGCGCCCGTGGACCGGGCCGTGGGCCCAAGAACGCCACCGGGCGAGCGGGCGTTTGCGCCGCGGCAGGCCAAGGAACACCTCAGCCGATGCATCCGATCCTGCACGCACTGTCCATCGCCGGATCCATGACCTGGGAGATCACCTGGGCGCTGATCCTGGGCTTTGCGCTGTCCGCGGTCGTCCAGGCCGTGGTGCGCACCTCCACCGTGGTCGGTCTGCTCGGCGACGACCGTCCCCGGACCCTGACGCTGGCCGCCGCGCTGGGTGCGGCGTCCTCCTCCTGCTCGTACGCCGCGGTCGCGCTGGCCCGGTCGCTGTTCCGCAAAGGCGCGCACTTCACGGCCGCGATGGCGTTCGAGATCGCCTCCACGAACCTGGTGGTCGAACTCGGCGTCATCCTGGCCCTGTTGATGGGCTGGCAGTTCACTCTCGCCGAGTTCACCGGCGGACCGGTCATGATCGTCGTGCTGGCCGTGCTGTTCCGCCTCTTCCTGCGCGACACGCTGCTGCGGCGCGCCCGTGCGCAGGCCGAACGGGGGCTGGCCGGCTCCATGGAGGGACATGCCGCGATGGACATGTCCGTCCACCGCGAGGGGTCCTTCGCACGGCGGCTGTTCTCCGCCGAGGGCTGGACCGCGACCTCGCACGTCTTCGTCATGGAGTGGGCCGCGATCATCAAGGATCTGGTGCTCGGCCTGCTGATCGCCGGGGCCATCGCCGCCTGGGTCCCCGA
This portion of the Streptomyces sp. 2114.4 genome encodes:
- a CDS encoding sugar ABC transporter permease, producing the protein MSRTWALRKQRPSGGQDTTGGAVPPADRRRLAPEFGAQNPLDMLRRRFHSGELGSVPVALGLIVVWIIFESLNENFLSPRNLSNLTVDIVGTGMIAVGVVFVLLLGEIDLSVGSVSGLAAAAFAVLTVNRGVPEGLALLVAVLGGTVIGAVQGFFFAKVGVPAFVVTLAGLLGWNGLMLYILGSNGTINIDDKGLLAMLTSYYFNNVAAAYGLAVLGTAGYFLVSYRDVRRRRAAGVPARPLSEILLRTGVLAVIALAAAVVLNQFLGLPLALLIFLVVLVGLDGVLRRTRYGRMIFALGGSVEAARRTGLNVDLVRISVFMVSGTMAAIGGLFLASRVTSASQTSGAGLLLMDAIAAAVIGGTSLFGGRGRTWSALLGVLVIQSIASGVALMGIRTAVQFMITGGVLLIAVVIDSLSRRAQKAHGRV
- a CDS encoding permease, which produces MHPILHALSIAGSMTWEITWALILGFALSAVVQAVVRTSTVVGLLGDDRPRTLTLAAALGAASSSCSYAAVALARSLFRKGAHFTAAMAFEIASTNLVVELGVILALLMGWQFTLAEFTGGPVMIVVLAVLFRLFLRDTLLRRARAQAERGLAGSMEGHAAMDMSVHREGSFARRLFSAEGWTATSHVFVMEWAAIIKDLVLGLLIAGAIAAWVPDSFWRAFFFDGHPLAAKVWGPLIGPLVAIASFVCSIGNVPLAVVLWKGGISFGGVVAFLFADLLILPILHIYRKYYGARMALFLLTTFYASVVVAGYAVEAVFGGLGLIPRQADATIPMSGVSWNYTTWLNLAFLLLAAALVHRFLRTGGRAMLRVMGGAPPDGPGAHPAHAGTGHGSTGQDGTGLGGTG